One genomic region from Drosophila busckii strain San Diego stock center, stock number 13000-0081.31 chromosome 3R, ASM1175060v1, whole genome shotgun sequence encodes:
- the LOC108602982 gene encoding uncharacterized protein LOC108602982, whose protein sequence is MKYYCPILLLIAFGVLQQTNGHGMMLNPAGRSSRWRDDSSAPTNYDDNALYCGGLWKLVENKACGLCGDDYSMSVPRPNELGGTYGQGKIVRSYYASGFVYVNVLITVNHLGYFKFELCNLDEFGSESEECFQKNPLEFLNGSNKYEIGERRGEIPVAIKLTEGLVCKHCVLRWTYTAGNNWGADQETFKNCADISILGSARSVIDNSVQAELPVEVQEAAEA, encoded by the exons ATGAAATACTACTGCCcaatattgttgctaattgcGTTTGGCGTGCTGCAGCAGACAAATGGCCATGGCATGATGCTGAATCCAGCGGGTCGTTCATCGCGCTGGCGTGACGATTCTTCCGCACCTACGAACTATGACGACAATGCACTTTATTGTGGTGGACTTTGG AAACTTGTGGAGAATAAAGCTTGCGGCTTGTGCGGCGATGACTACAGCATGAGCGTGCCCAGACCCAATGAACTTGGTGGCACGTATGGTCAGGGTAAGATTGTGCGAAGCTACTATGCCTCCGGCTTTGTCTACGTTAATGTGCTCATTACCGTAAATCATCTGGGATACTTTAAATTTGAGCTCTGCAACTTGGATGAATTTGGCAGCGAGTCTGAAGAATGCTTCCAAAAGAATCCCTTAGAGTTTctcaatggcagcaacaaatatgaaattggAGAGAGAAGAGGCGAAATACCCGTAGCTATAAAGTTGACTGAGGGATTAGTCTGCAAGCATTGTGTATTACGTTGGACCTATACGGCGG GTAACAACTGGGGCGCTGATCAGGAGACCTTTAAGAACTGTGCGGATATTAGCATATTGGGATCTGCTCGAAGTGTTATTGATAACTCTGTTCAAGCTGAGTTGCCTGTGGAAGTCCAAGAAGCTGCTgaagcttaa
- the LOC108602983 gene encoding uncharacterized protein LOC108602983 → MRYPLALTCLLLLMAEIWGHGMMLDPPSRSSRWRFDATAPHNWNDNELFCGGLYTQIRQGGRCGLCGDNFALTPPRPNEIGGQFGGVGIISQFYATANTISVRIKITTNHLGHFEFQLCNLDAFGAETEACFSQNRLLFADGNNKLEIGTLTGEFDVLVLLPKGLICKHCVLRWTYVGANNWGICDNGIGALGCGPQETFKNCADVSIYNADNIWREPGRSA, encoded by the exons ATGAGATATCCGCTTGCTCTAACATGCCTTTTACTGTTAATGGCAGAAATTTGGGGTCATGGCATGATGTTGGATCCTCCTAGTCGTTCCTCGCGCTGGCGCTTTGATGCGACTGCGCCGCACAATTGGAACGATAATGAACTCTTCTGTGGTGGTTTATAT acGCAGATCAGGCAAGGTGGCCGCTGTGGCTTGTGTGGTGACAATTTTGCGCTGACACCACCACGTCCTAATGAGATTGGTGGTCAATTCGGTGGTGTTGGTATTATCAGCCAGTTTTATGCCACTGCTAATACTATAAGTGTAAGAATTAAGATTACCACAAACCATTTAGGGCACTTTGAGTTTCAGCTATGCAACTTGGATGCCTTTGGCGCTGAGACCGAGGCATGCTTCAGTCAGAATCGTTTGCTCTTTGCcgacggcaacaacaaattggaaATTGGCACTTTAACTGGAGAATTTGATGTGTTGGTATTGCTGCCCAAGGGGCTTATCTGCAAGCATTGTGTACTGCGTTGGACATATGTTGGAG CGAACAACTGGGGCATATGCGACAATGGCATCGGCGCCTTGGGCTGTGGTCCTCAAGAGACTTTTAAAAACTGCGCTGATGTTAGCATTTACAATGCAGACAATATATGGAGAGAGCCTGGAAGATCAGCCTAA
- the LOC108602978 gene encoding TATA-binding protein-associated factor 172, producing the protein MTSRLDRLFILLESGSTAATRQAAAKQIGEVQKLYPHELHALLNRLVGYLHSNNWETRIAAAQTVEAILKQVPSWQPELQLQSKLIKTERNASDANEEDSCQSNASSNTTTATTSERLLSFDEFDLQQILQKGARLIGSEGNEFDVQEEQPASAGGAEDQSVATRLSRQRAMLNDKLGLTAAAKLGVNLTDMITDDDVALARSGSSYNVNAEKLPVEHILNLKSLNGSGSTAAGQRLSCREMNRAKRKARQGSSATVSVAAVSVTPTCSRRNSTAGSGSGSNSSCSSSSNTNNNGNGAGAGTGAGSVVNASDEPEKKKLKAIDRHEIFYSLNAAVPDATGTWIDAVSWPLENFCARLFIDLFHAKWEVRHGAATALRELINQHGQSAGKCAQQTPEQMHEAHSRWLEDAAIRLLCVLCLDRFGDFISDQVVAPVRETCAQVLGTLVKSIDEGKVQRIVDILLQLIRHKNEWEVRHGGLLGLKYVFVVRVELLPIYLPNAITDILSGLLDAVDDVGAVAAATLIPVAMWLPKLLNPTQVSAIVKMLWDLLLDQDELTSACNSFMGLLAAILSLPQAASWIQMEPMGTLVPRLFPFLSHSTSSVRRSTLKTLLTLTSNVEIKREPNKEEEEAEQQRELKLNFGVVEWSWQLLQQALRHIYQRLLVEPQADIQALGQQVWSNLIQHADLGALLHAACPYVSSWICLAMQPPRLAFDPSVLIRAGVAGDAAAAATTPRRRLPRVGDDLGGVALAHSNATQKLYLGGSEATPQELRELNFIRARITASRALGALSHYLVQPAPGVTYTAQMESPTDCYTKVLLGHLNSRSAVQRIVCGLIIACWALDNEPVRPGPPNLQEKLHLCVAEYLYYDEVVISMTRLLQEAQDFMATLKQNRIPISDFNNAKILTLDQIEAVATTLSENLCQYGLKPKLLEMLLERRRSLQAAHQQTTSEQSAYHVSAQAALAGAICALHCLPEKLNPVVKPLMESIKREQCLLLQQLSADFLVHLMDQVCDRNPSPNSKILNNLCTLLRSDAEYTPKLLMPLQTLQQTRPSANESCVYFGILTLSQQQQAVSSNHSNSSSVNAKASASALAHPTPTRGPGRPPASEVLAAATAVAASLELSVQQAKETEARHCRTQRLGSACAIAKLCSSFGARIVEKVPIFEQLLFGKLQQFVANTDEQTLASTLPELNACNELIGSLQLIETAAPHLHAELHAQLFSLLPQLGFIVRHPLKALRHMAARCIAALAELDACRTMEFVVQQLLGLLLKVERPIERQGAVETIERVVNRLQIRIVPYIVLLVVPLLGAMSDTDESVRLLATHSFATLIQLMPLDSSAQVKDDALQQRKTKDREFLDYLFKPKTIPDYRVPVELSVELRGYQQAGINWLWFLNKYNLHGILCDDMGLGKTLQTICILAGDHVQRREAQLAPLPSLVICPPTLTGHWVYEVEKFLAQSPVLRPLHYFGFPVGREKLRSQIGTSCNLVVASYDTIRKDIDFFSGIHFNYCVLDEGHIIKNGKTKSSKAIKQLKANHRLILSGTPIQNNVLELWSLFDFLMPGFLGTEKQFIQRYSRPILASRDAKSSPKEQEAGVLAMEALHRQVLPFLLRRVKEDVLTDLPPKITQDLLCELSPLQQRLYEDFSNKHLKDCLDKLDDGENLSGKTHIFQALRYLQNVCNHPKLVLRQAGDDLSNVAAQLAINNTSLDDIEHSAKLPALKQLLLDCGIGMQTESVSQHRALIFCQLKAMLDIVEHDLLRKHLPSVTYLRLDGSVPASMRQDIVNNFNSDPSIDVLLLTTLVGGLGLNLTGADTVIFVEHDWNPMKDLQAMDRAHRIGQKKVVNVYRLITRNSLEEKIMGLQKFKINTANTVVSAENASLQTMGTSQIFDLFNGKSQAGNSGAAAATAAGSSGMSMNAIIENLPELWSEHQYEEEYDLGNFVQALKK; encoded by the exons ATGACTTCCCG ACTTGATCGCCTTTTCATATTGCTCGAGTCGGGCTCAACGGCCGCCACGCGTCAAGCGGCAGCCAAGCAAATTGGCGAAGTGCAAAAACTTTATCCACATGAGTTGCACGCGCTGCTCAATCGCCTGGTTGGCTATTTGCATAGCAACAACTGGGAGACACGCATTGCGGCAGCACAAACCGTCGAGGCCATACTTAAGCAGGTGCCCAGCTGGCAGCCAGAGCTACAGCTGCAGTCAAAGCTGATCAAAACAGAGCGCAATGCCAGCGATGCCAATGAGGAGGACAGCTGCCAGTCCAATGCTTCCTCTAACACAACCACAGCCACAACTAGCGAACGTTTGCTTAGCTTTGATGAGTTCGATTTGCAACAAATACTGCAAAAGGGCGCACGTCTCATTGGCTCCGAGGGCAATGAGTTCGATGTGCAGGAGGAGCAGCCAGCTAGCGCTGGCGGCGCTGAGGATCAAAGCGTTGCGACGCGCCTAAGTCGTCAGCGCGCCATGCTCAATGATAAGCTGGGACTGACGGCAGCCGCCAAGCTGGGCGTCAATCTAACTGACATGATTACCGATGATGATGTCGCCTTGgcgcgcagcggcagcagctataACGTCAATGCTGAGAAACTGCCGGTGGagcatattttgaatttaaagtcGCTTAATGGTAGCggctcaacagcagctggtCAGCGCTTAAGCTGCCGCGAAATGAATCGAGCTAAGCGTAAGGCACGTCAAGGCAGCAGCGCCACAGTCTCAGTTGCGGCTGTCTCAGTTACACCCACCTGCAGTCGACGCAACTCAACagcaggcagcggcagtggcagtaacagcagctgcagcagcagcagcaacaccaacaacaacggcaatggcgctggcgctggcactggCGCTGGCAGTGTTGTCAACGCCAGTGATGAGCCAGAGAAAAAGAAGCTCAAAGCCATTGACAGACATGAGATTTTCTACAGCTTAAACG CCGCTGTGCCAGATGCCACCGGCACTTGGATTGATGCTGTCTCTTGGCCGCTGGAGAATTTCTGCGCACGCTTGTTCATTGATCTCTTCCATGCCAAGTGGGAGGTGCGTCAtggggcagcaacagcattgcGTGAGCTCATCAATCAGCATGGCCAGAGTGCGGGCAAGTGTGCACAGCAGACGCCGGAGCAAATGCATGAGGCGCACAGTCGCTGGCTGGAGGATGCGGCGATACGTTTGCTTTGCGTGCTTTGTCTGGATCGCTTCGGGGACTTCATTTCCGACCAAGTGGTGGCGCCAGTGCGTGAAACATGTGCGCAGGTCTTGGGCACACTGGTCAAGTCCATTGATGAGGGCAAAGTTCAGCGTATTGTGGAcatattgctgcagctgatacGCCATAAGAATGAGTGGGAGGTGCGTCATGGCGGTCTACTGGGCTTGAAGTATGTGTTTGTGGTGCGCGTGGAGCTGCTGCCCATTTACTTGCCCAATGCCATAACGGATATACTGTCGGGCCTGCTGGATGCAGTGGACGATGTGGGCGCAGTGGCAGCTGCTACCTTAATACCCGTTGCCATGTGGCTGCCCAAGCTGTTGAATCCCACGCAAGTGTCGGCAATTGTTAAAATGCTGTGGGATTTGCTGCTGGATCAGGATGAGCTTACATCGGCTTGCAATAGTTTTATGGGCTTGCTGGCGGCTATACTCAGTCTGCCTCAAGCTGCGTCTTGGATACAAATGGAGCCTATGGGCACGCTGGTGCCACGTCTCTTTCCATTTCTCTCGCACAGCACCAGCTCAGTGCGACGTTCGACGCTGAAGACGCTGCTAACGCTAACCAGCAATGTTGAGATTAAACGCGAGCCTAACAAAGAAGAGGAGGAGgcggagcagcagcgagagctGAAGCTAAACTTCGGCGTCGTAGAATGGAGCTGGCAGCTGCTACAGCAGGCCCTGCGTCACATCTATCAGCGTCTGCTGGTCGAGCCACAAGCAGATATACAGGCATTGGGCCAACAGGTCTGGTCCAATCTTATACAGCACGCAGATCTGGGTGCGCTGCTGCATGCTGCCTGCCCGTATGTTTCATCCTGGATATGTCTGGCCATGCAGCCACCACGTCTGGCCTTTGATCCGAGCGTGCTCATACGGGCCGGTGTTGCTGgcgatgcagcagcagcggcaacaacgcCGCGTCGTCGCTTGCCACGCGTCGGAGACGATCTGGGCGGAGTGGCTTTGGCGCATAGCAATGCCACACAAAAGTTGTATCTGGGCGGCAGCGAGGCGACGCCGCAGGAGTTGCGTGAGTTGAATTTTATACGCGCACGCATAACAGCGTCGCGTGCTTTGGGCGCACTGTCCCACTATCTGGTGCAGCCGGCGCCGGGTGTCACCTACACCGCACAAATGGAAAGTCCCACCGATTGCTATACCAAGGTGCTGTTGGGTCATCTGAACTCGCGTTCTGCCGTGCAGCGCATTGTCTGTGGCTTGATAATTGCCTGTTGGGCGCTGGACAATGAGCCAGTGCGTCCAGGGCCGCCCAATTTGCAGGAGAAGCTGCATTTGTGCGTTGCCGAGTATTTGTACTACGACGAGGTGGTCATCTCCATGACGCGCCTGCTGCAGGAGGCACAGGATTTCATGGCCACGCTCAAGCAGAATCGTATACCGATTAGTGACTTCAACAATGCCAAGATTTTAACGCTTGACCAAATCGAAGCTGTGGCTACCACGCTCAGCGAGAATCTATGTCAATACGGTCTGAAGCCCAAGCTACTAGAAATGCTGCTCGAGCGTCGTCGCAGTCTGCAGGCTGCACACCAACAGACAACCAGTGAACAAAGCGCCTACCATGTGAGCGCCCAGGCAGCCTTGGCAGGCGCCATCTGTGCGCTGCACTGCCTGCCGGAGAAGCTGAATCCAGTGGTGAAGCCGCTCATGGAGTCCATTAAGCGTGAGcagtgcctgctgctgcaacagctgtcTGCTGACTTTCTGGTGCATCTTATGGATCAAGTTTGTGATAGAAATCCTAGTCCCAATAGCAAAATTCTCAACAATCTGTGCACGCTGCTGCGCAGCGATGCCGAATATACGCCCAAACTG ctaaTGCCGCTCCAGACGCTGCAGCAGACGCGGCCCAGTGCCAACGAAAGCTGCGTCTACTTTGGTATCCTGACGCtatcgcagcagcaacaggccgtcagcagcaaccacagcaacagcagcagcgtcaatgCCAAGGCCAGCGCATCAGCTTTAGCACACCCCACACCTACTCGTGGTCCAGGTCGACCGCCAGCTAGCGAAGTATTGGCTGCAGCCACAGCCGTTGCTGCCAGCCTCGAGCTGAGCGTGCAGCAGGCCAAGGAAACGGAGGCGCGTCATTGTCGCACGCAACGTCTGGGCTCCGCCTGTGCCATAGCCAAGctctgcagcagctttggcgcGCGCATTGTGGAGAAGGTGCCAATCTTTGAGCAGCTGCTCTTCggcaagctgcagcagtttgtgGCCAACACAGATGAGCAGACACTGGCCAGCACGCTGCCAGAGCTAAATGCCTGCAACGAATTGATTGGCTCGCTGCAGCTAATTGAGACGGCGGCGCCACATTTGCATGCCGAGTTGCATGCACAGCTGTTCAGCTTGCTGCCACAGTTGGGCTTTATAGTGCGGCACCCGTTGAAAGCGTTGCGGCATATGGCAGCGCGCTGCATTGCTGCGCTTGCCGAGCTGGATGCCTGCCGCACCATGGAGTTTgtggtgcagcagctgctaggACTGCTGCTGAAGGTGGAGCGACCCATTGAACGCCAAGGCGCTGTGGAAACAATAGAGCGTGTGGTGAATCGCTTGCAAATACGCATTGTGCCATATAtagtgctgctggtggtgccgCTGCTGGGCGCTATGAGCGATACGGATGAGTCTGTGCGCTTGCTGGCCACGCACTCGTTTGCCACGCTCATACAGCTGATGCCGCTGGATAGTAGTGCACAAGTGAAGGAtgatgcgctgcagcagcgcaagacGAAGGATCGCGAGTTTCTGGATTATTTGTTCAAGCCCAAGACCATACCGGATTATCGCGTGCCTGTTGAGCTCAGCGTCGAGCTGCGTGGCTATCAGCAGGCGGGAATCAATTGGCTTTGGTTTCTCAACAAATACAATCTGCACGGCATACTCTGCGATGACATGGGTCTGGGCAAGACGCTGCAGACCATTTGCATACTAGCAGGCGATCACGTGCAGCGTCGCGAGGCGCAGCTAGCACCACTGCCCAGTCTGGTCATCTGTCCGCCTACGCTCACGGGCCACTGGGTCTATGAGGTGGAGAAGTTTCTGGCGCAGTCGCCAGTGCTGCGTCCGTTGCACTACTTTGGCTTCCCCGTGGGACGCGAGAAGTTGCGCAGTCAAATTGGCACCAGCTGCAATTTGGTCGTCGCCTCCTACGACACCATACGCAAGGATATTGATTTCTTTAGCGGCATACACTTCAACTACTGTGTGCTGGACGAGGGACACATTATTAAGAATGGCAAAACCAAAAGCTCCAAGGCCATCAAACAGCTTAAGGCCAATCATCGTCTGATTCTATCCGGCACACCCATACAGAACAATGTGCTGGAGCTGTGGTCGCTGTTTGATTTTCTAATGCCCGGATTTCTGGGCACTGAGAAGCAGTTCATACAACGCTATTCGCGTCCCATTTTGGCTTCGCGGGATGCCAAGAGCTCACCCAAGGAGCAGGAGGCTGGCGTGCTCGCCATGGAAGCGCTGCATCGCCAGGTGCTGCCCTTCCTGCTGCGACGCGTTAAGGAGGATGTTCTCACTGATCTGCCGCCAAAGATTACGCAGGATCTGCTCTGCGAGCTTAgtccgctgcagcagcgactttaTGAAGACTTTAGCAATAAACATCTGAAAGACTGTTTGGATAAGTTGGATGACGGGGAGAATCTCAGTGGCAAGACGCACATCTTTCAAGCACTGCGCTAtctgcaaaatgtttgcaatcaTCCAAAGCTGGTGCTGCGTCAAGCTGGCGATGATCTCAGCAATGTGGCCGCGCAGCTGGCGATTAACAACACCAGCTTAGATGACATTGAGCACTCTGCCAAGCTGCCTGCATTAAA ACAACTGTTGCTGGATTGCGGCATTGGCATGCAGACGGAGTCGGTTAGTCAGCATCGCGCGCTCATCTTTTGCCAGCTGAAGGCCATGTTGGACATTGTGGAGCATGATCTGCTGCGCAAGCATTTGCCCAGTGTGACATATCTACGCTTGGATGGCAGCGTGCCCGCCTCTATGCGTCAGGATATTGTCAACAACTTCAACAGTGATCCCAGTATTGATGTGTTGCTGTTAACCACACTG GTTGGTGGCCTGGGTCTAAATTTAACTGGCGCCGATACGGTTATTTTTGTGGAGCACGACTGGAATCCAATGAAGGATCTGCAGGCCATGGATCGTGCGCATCGCATTGGGCAAAAGAAGGTTGTGAATGTTTATCGCCTGATTACACGCAACTCGCTTGAGGAGAAGATAATGGGACTGCAaaagttcaaaataaatactgcCAATACGGTTGTGAGCGCTGAGAACGCTTCGCTACAGACCATGGGCACATCGCAAATCTTTGATCTGTTCAATGGCAAATCACAGGCTGGGAATAGcggtgcagctgctgctacagcgGCCGGGAGTAGTGGAATGTCCATGAATGCGATTATTGAAAACTTGCCGGAACTTTGGTCTGAGCATCAGTACGAGGAGGAATACGATCTCGGCAACTTTGTGCAGGCTCTGAAGAAGTAA